A single genomic interval of Polaribacter vadi harbors:
- a CDS encoding VOC family protein, protein MKIQAYLAFDGNCQEALNFYGDLFDAQVQNRITYKDQKIDVPNSFRDKLQHAELKGKGVHFMAYDAAPDTPINSGNQVHMSVDVNDEDKAREVFKTLSDQGITHHEFREREWGMFGRCTDKFGINWMVNAKK, encoded by the coding sequence ATGAAAATACAAGCATATTTAGCATTCGATGGAAACTGTCAAGAAGCCTTAAATTTTTATGGAGATTTATTTGATGCACAAGTACAAAATAGAATTACATATAAAGATCAAAAAATAGATGTTCCAAATTCTTTTAGAGATAAATTGCAACATGCAGAGTTAAAAGGAAAAGGAGTTCATTTTATGGCTTATGATGCTGCTCCAGATACTCCAATAAATTCTGGAAATCAAGTACACATGAGTGTAGATGTAAATGATGAAGATAAAGCTAGAGAGGTTTTTAAAACTTTAAGCGATCAAGGAATTACACACCACGAATTTAGAGAAAGAGAATGGGGTATGTTTGGAAGATGTACAGATAAATTCGGAATTAACTGGATGGTAAACGCTAAAAAATAA
- a CDS encoding DUF2357 domain-containing protein, which yields MINNQTKKYSYAIKNHGTFEIITSDNKKLHDSKIVTKNFKISILGQKQSVENSGKIYLFDWQEISFIAIINPIKHSKEYSLWLDNKLVAYSKRLNKQLHSIRTLKGNLSFKEALGNHEIKILSPNNTVVLELSFEVFPKKIQYKKDYKLLQKDCARIVNNISYKLLPNFYKKIKNKSSGITSNAKWWFILDALFEDLIKSLELIQRNPKHNIITDEEVKQIDKVRKPSSKNKIWLTKNTQYISNNKEDGIELISGQYFSHALTLKKKLSYDNYENRFVKYMANQIIIRLTDLKKDLHKNSVSNNKKVVQKITAYTGRLHSILNKIPFSKVGHFEKETYFSSTLTQAAGYKDLLQIYSLLENGFEILEDEFLTLNYKKIDDLYSYWCFIKIFDTIINSSNLKIKSQNLLGLYNGKIKVNVGLNDFTTIKLTSKEHKEISLQYKKEKPLISIEVATKKETPFLSHFYPNYQIINDNRYSEDFNNIDSSLMLFKEYIKKEEIINEVKQKDRTNLKPIILYPSDAKDTNFQNLKKENNAIKDLPLLPTKSGLLENYIRNTVVDETANNNVQEFVGMHYQQYISDREIFDKGILIGRLKKEALQKRLTYLDKKNRYYFPFVKSKNSRIYKVSYLLLTQPESSIALLKKVKSWEILNKKELTDTGIDWELNSEHYLVFNLDNETQQIDTKIEIPIFSFRYTTLRGLYFFKNQEINNALYVANEASYLLYKILIKKDIEFTISWFKDAKDFTCVEFKLSNNLKLICSNRYLHQHYMVENELKPLSSLIDKFL from the coding sequence ATGATAAATAATCAAACTAAAAAATATAGTTATGCTATTAAAAATCATGGAACCTTTGAAATTATTACATCAGATAATAAAAAATTACATGATTCTAAAATAGTAACGAAAAACTTTAAAATTAGCATTTTAGGGCAAAAACAGTCTGTTGAAAATTCAGGAAAAATTTATTTATTCGATTGGCAAGAGATTAGTTTTATAGCTATTATAAACCCTATCAAACATTCAAAAGAATATTCTCTTTGGCTTGATAACAAACTTGTAGCTTATTCTAAAAGATTAAATAAACAATTACATTCTATAAGAACTCTTAAAGGAAACTTATCGTTTAAAGAGGCTTTAGGAAATCATGAAATTAAAATTTTATCTCCTAATAATACAGTAGTCTTAGAATTATCTTTTGAGGTTTTTCCTAAAAAAATACAGTATAAGAAAGACTATAAATTGCTACAAAAAGATTGTGCTAGGATAGTTAATAATATAAGTTATAAACTGCTACCAAACTTCTATAAAAAAATAAAAAATAAATCTAGTGGGATTACTTCTAATGCTAAATGGTGGTTTATTTTAGATGCTTTATTTGAAGATTTAATAAAAAGTTTAGAGCTAATTCAACGAAATCCTAAACACAATATTATTACTGATGAAGAAGTAAAACAAATAGATAAGGTGAGAAAACCTTCATCAAAAAATAAAATATGGCTCACCAAAAACACACAGTATATTTCAAATAATAAAGAAGATGGTATTGAATTGATTTCCGGCCAATATTTTTCTCATGCTTTAACATTAAAGAAAAAATTAAGCTATGATAATTATGAAAATAGATTCGTAAAATATATGGCCAATCAAATAATAATTAGATTGACCGACTTAAAAAAAGATTTGCATAAAAATAGCGTATCTAACAATAAAAAAGTAGTTCAAAAAATAACTGCTTACACTGGTAGATTGCATAGTATTTTAAATAAAATACCATTTAGTAAAGTTGGTCACTTTGAAAAAGAAACTTACTTTTCATCAACTTTAACCCAAGCAGCTGGATACAAAGATCTTTTACAAATTTATTCCTTACTAGAAAATGGTTTTGAAATTTTAGAGGATGAATTTTTGACTTTAAACTACAAAAAAATTGATGATCTATATAGTTATTGGTGTTTTATTAAAATTTTTGACACCATTATAAACTCTTCAAATTTAAAAATAAAAAGCCAAAATCTACTGGGCTTATATAATGGGAAAATCAAAGTTAATGTTGGTCTTAATGATTTTACTACTATAAAATTAACTAGTAAAGAGCATAAAGAAATCTCCTTACAATATAAAAAAGAAAAACCTTTAATCTCAATTGAGGTTGCAACTAAAAAAGAGACCCCTTTTTTGTCTCACTTTTATCCTAATTATCAAATTATAAATGATAACAGATACAGTGAGGATTTTAATAATATAGACAGTTCTTTAATGCTTTTTAAGGAGTACATTAAAAAAGAGGAAATTATAAATGAGGTAAAACAAAAAGACCGAACAAATTTAAAACCGATAATTTTATATCCTTCAGATGCAAAGGACACTAATTTCCAAAATTTAAAAAAGGAAAACAATGCTATTAAGGACCTTCCATTATTGCCAACAAAATCGGGTTTATTAGAAAATTATATAAGAAATACGGTTGTTGATGAAACAGCCAATAATAATGTACAAGAATTTGTTGGTATGCATTATCAACAATATATAAGTGATAGAGAAATTTTTGATAAAGGAATATTAATTGGACGTTTAAAAAAAGAGGCGCTTCAAAAACGTTTGACCTATTTAGACAAGAAGAATCGATATTATTTTCCTTTTGTAAAAAGCAAGAATAGCCGTATTTATAAAGTTTCTTATTTATTACTTACCCAACCTGAAAGTTCTATAGCATTATTAAAAAAAGTAAAAAGTTGGGAAATACTCAACAAGAAAGAGCTTACAGATACTGGTATAGATTGGGAATTAAATTCAGAGCACTACCTTGTTTTTAATTTAGATAATGAAACACAACAAATAGATACTAAAATTGAAATTCCGATTTTTAGTTTTAGATATACCACTTTAAGAGGCTTGTATTTTTTTAAAAATCAAGAAATAAATAATGCTTTATATGTTGCAAATGAAGCTTCCTATTTACTCTATAAAATTTTAATAAAAAAGGATATAGAATTTACAATTTCGTGGTTTAAAGACGCAAAAGATTTTACTTGTGTTGAGTTTAAATTATCTAATAACTTAAAGTTAATTTGTTCTAATCGTTATCTTCATCAACATTATATGGTAGAAAACGAATTAAAACCCTTATCCTCTCTTATTGATAAATTTCTCTAA
- a CDS encoding McrB family protein, which produces MTAQVIVYEIKSEAAKNAEKLFSHNDKYFYWNEGKFKNLSLGDYVFIVNKESGWVLFTKSNIQEIETHTQKGDTIFKDNIDGKWSSTTRFEILEILKIPDNWEWKSLKNNEAKFIYAKNINIVDKKNVLLNINQLKTLSNKESIIKILDTCKLDFEKKIAEVNSDKLTSTIFLNIKADLEHIETYIEQKGFNFKKSEIINFYLSLKTKPFIILAGISGTGKTQLPRLFAEAIGMSKNQVIQIPVRPDWTDASDLIGYTSLQGNFISKPLTEAIIKAKEDITKPHFFILDEMNLARVEHYFADFLSVIETRFRTKTNEVKTDFLLSKNQIKEADNAHLYDAIYWPENLYLIGTVNMDETTYPFSRKVLDRANSIEMNTVELDWIDKQKQKVDKLTDFTNANLKSEYIGSVELTTTDKQQVEEALEVLKKINKILEIANLQFAYRVRDEIIFYVLYAKKEQLLKQEKAIDFQIMQKILPRVHGSSNRIQKVIISLLNLLTNEDVATSYPDLEYLEKKKKSIIKKSNYPKSTEKLIFMLERFDEDRFTSFWV; this is translated from the coding sequence ATGACAGCACAAGTTATAGTATATGAAATAAAAAGTGAAGCCGCAAAAAATGCAGAAAAACTTTTTAGTCATAACGATAAATACTTTTATTGGAATGAAGGAAAATTTAAAAACCTCTCTTTAGGTGATTATGTTTTTATTGTAAATAAAGAAAGTGGGTGGGTTTTGTTTACAAAATCTAATATCCAAGAGATAGAAACACATACGCAAAAAGGAGATACGATTTTTAAAGATAACATTGATGGCAAGTGGAGTTCAACTACCCGATTTGAAATTTTAGAAATACTAAAAATACCAGATAATTGGGAGTGGAAATCTCTAAAAAACAATGAAGCAAAATTTATATATGCCAAAAATATAAATATAGTTGATAAAAAAAATGTACTATTAAACATTAACCAGCTTAAAACATTAAGCAACAAGGAATCCATTATCAAAATACTTGATACATGTAAGTTAGATTTTGAAAAGAAAATAGCCGAAGTTAATTCTGATAAGCTAACTTCTACTATTTTTTTAAACATAAAAGCCGATTTAGAGCATATAGAAACTTATATAGAGCAAAAAGGATTCAACTTTAAAAAAAGTGAAATCATTAATTTTTATCTATCATTAAAAACCAAACCTTTTATAATTCTAGCAGGGATATCTGGTACTGGTAAAACACAGCTTCCAAGACTATTTGCAGAAGCCATTGGTATGAGTAAAAATCAAGTAATTCAAATTCCTGTAAGACCTGATTGGACAGACGCTTCAGATTTAATTGGTTACACCTCTTTACAAGGAAATTTTATCTCTAAACCACTTACAGAAGCCATTATAAAAGCAAAAGAAGATATTACTAAGCCTCATTTTTTTATTCTTGATGAAATGAATTTAGCAAGAGTAGAACATTACTTTGCAGATTTTTTAAGTGTGATAGAAACCCGTTTTAGAACAAAAACCAATGAAGTTAAAACCGACTTTTTACTATCGAAAAATCAAATAAAAGAAGCTGATAACGCGCATTTATATGATGCCATCTATTGGCCCGAAAATCTATATTTAATAGGAACTGTGAATATGGATGAAACTACCTATCCTTTTTCGAGAAAAGTACTTGATAGAGCGAATTCTATTGAAATGAATACAGTAGAATTGGACTGGATTGATAAACAAAAACAAAAAGTTGATAAGCTTACAGATTTTACAAATGCCAATTTAAAAAGTGAATATATAGGAAGTGTAGAACTCACAACAACAGACAAGCAACAGGTAGAAGAAGCGCTTGAAGTGTTAAAAAAGATAAATAAAATACTCGAAATTGCTAATCTGCAGTTTGCATATAGAGTTAGAGATGAGATAATATTTTATGTACTTTATGCAAAAAAGGAGCAATTACTAAAACAAGAAAAAGCTATTGATTTTCAAATTATGCAGAAAATTTTACCTAGAGTACATGGGAGTTCTAACCGTATTCAAAAAGTAATTATTAGTTTATTAAACCTGCTTACTAATGAGGATGTAGCAACTTCGTATCCAGATTTAGAATACTTAGAAAAAAAGAAAAAATCAATTATTAAAAAATCAAACTATCCAAAATCTACAGAAAAATTAATATTTATGCTAGAACGCTTTGATGAAGATCGATTTACTTCTTTTTGGGTATGA
- a CDS encoding glycosyltransferase family 117 protein yields MTPQKFIKWNIILGWVTFAIALITYSLTIEPTVSAWDVGEYIATSVKLEVGHPPGAPLFQMLGAFFAMFTTDVTEIAKMVNFMSALASAFTILFMFWTISNLASKLAAKTGNISKGKRLAILGSSLVGSLTYTFSDSFWFSAVEGEVYAMSSFLMALLFWLALKWESEIYTARGNKWLVLISFVVGLSFGVHILSLLVIPAIVMLYFFKTYKNINFTTSAIATVFSVLVLVLVFKFIFPFTLKFFSASELFFINTVGLPYNSGSIIAAIILVALFFFGLKYTRKKKKLTANTLILSLLFIMIGFSSWMMLPIRANANTTINENNPSSARELLAYYEREQYGDANVFYDTYYSNTYERQQDAKNPTRDDKPKYEKKDGKYVIVNVYKDVLPNYSDKHKGFIPRMVNPASEKMYKKIAGIPENSQRRPTFAENLKFMMSYQFGYMYGRYFMWNFVGRQNDIQGNLDIYNGNWLSGIDVVDEARLGSQEMLPWQALLNKGRNTYYFLPLLLGLVGLFFQIKWDKKNFFTLFLFFAFTGFAIIFYTNPKPFEPRERDYAVVGSFYIFAIWVGFGVLALYEYLKYLASRRQMAITISVVCLLAVPTLMAFQNWDDHDRSNRYTTHLNAQAYLESTDPNAIMFTIGDNDTFPLWYMQEVEGVRTDVKLINTSLFQTDWYIDQMKRKTYKAEAIPSQLTHDEYKYGTLDVAYYFPEIFPQLKDSVLELDSFMKWIRSDSKRTFYDLDEDGNPEKILPTNKIRIPVNKENALKYGIVAQKDADLIVPYIDITIDRAIGKNTILMLDILNNFDWKQPIYFTGGSNTDSEYIWLKDYLQLDGVAFKFVPIKTPTKIYNENGQLQRELSLFDIGRIDTEKMYSNIQKWNWRNINDGKIYLDEQTKRSAISLRNSLMRLSSAFAMEGDTIKALEVLDLSIEKMPIEDFDHYSLSMEYPEMYYMLGDQKKGRDTAEDLIRLFKEKLVWFSTFDEEDFDMIYEEFDLTFRYLYRGIVEQVRQYDNDREFVKEIQEEYNKTLGLFNHIFPEENEQQDIKE; encoded by the coding sequence ATGACGCCACAAAAATTTATAAAATGGAATATCATTCTAGGATGGGTTACATTTGCTATTGCCTTAATTACATACTCGCTAACCATAGAGCCTACAGTTAGTGCTTGGGATGTAGGAGAATACATTGCAACCTCTGTAAAATTAGAAGTTGGGCACCCTCCAGGAGCACCTCTTTTTCAAATGCTAGGTGCATTTTTTGCAATGTTTACAACCGATGTTACAGAAATTGCCAAAATGGTTAATTTCATGTCTGCTTTAGCTAGTGCATTTACAATTTTATTTATGTTTTGGACTATTAGCAATTTAGCTTCCAAATTAGCAGCTAAAACTGGTAATATTTCTAAAGGAAAAAGACTTGCTATTTTAGGTAGTAGTTTGGTAGGGTCTTTAACATACACTTTTTCAGATAGTTTTTGGTTTAGTGCAGTTGAAGGAGAAGTATATGCAATGTCATCATTTTTAATGGCTTTGTTATTTTGGTTAGCATTAAAATGGGAAAGCGAAATTTATACAGCTAGAGGTAATAAATGGCTGGTTTTAATTAGTTTTGTAGTTGGTTTATCTTTTGGAGTTCACATACTTTCTTTATTGGTAATTCCTGCAATAGTGATGTTATATTTCTTTAAAACTTATAAAAACATCAACTTTACAACTTCTGCAATTGCTACTGTATTCTCGGTTCTTGTGTTGGTATTGGTTTTTAAGTTTATATTTCCTTTTACATTAAAATTCTTTAGTGCATCAGAATTATTTTTTATAAATACGGTTGGTTTACCTTACAATTCAGGGAGTATTATTGCTGCTATTATTTTGGTAGCTTTATTTTTCTTCGGATTAAAATACACCAGAAAAAAGAAAAAATTAACGGCAAATACTTTAATTCTCTCTTTATTATTTATTATGATTGGTTTTTCTTCTTGGATGATGTTACCAATCAGAGCAAATGCAAATACAACAATTAACGAAAACAACCCTTCAAGTGCGCGTGAATTACTTGCATATTATGAACGTGAACAATATGGAGATGCCAATGTTTTTTATGATACATATTACTCAAATACATATGAAAGACAACAGGATGCAAAAAATCCTACAAGAGATGACAAACCAAAATATGAGAAAAAAGACGGTAAATATGTAATTGTAAATGTTTACAAAGATGTTTTGCCTAATTATTCTGATAAACACAAAGGTTTTATTCCAAGAATGGTGAACCCTGCATCAGAAAAAATGTACAAGAAAATTGCAGGAATTCCAGAAAATAGCCAAAGAAGACCAACGTTTGCAGAAAACTTAAAGTTTATGATGAGCTACCAATTTGGCTACATGTATGGACGTTATTTTATGTGGAATTTTGTTGGGCGTCAAAATGATATTCAAGGAAATTTAGATATTTATAATGGAAACTGGTTAAGTGGAATTGATGTAGTTGATGAAGCAAGATTAGGTTCTCAAGAAATGTTACCTTGGCAAGCATTGTTAAACAAAGGACGAAATACGTATTATTTTCTACCTCTTTTATTAGGGCTTGTTGGTTTGTTTTTTCAAATTAAATGGGATAAAAAGAACTTTTTTACCCTCTTTTTATTCTTCGCTTTTACAGGTTTTGCAATTATATTTTACACAAATCCAAAACCTTTTGAACCAAGAGAACGTGATTATGCTGTTGTAGGTAGTTTCTACATTTTTGCAATTTGGGTTGGTTTTGGTGTACTTGCTTTGTATGAATATCTAAAATATTTAGCATCTAGAAGACAAATGGCAATCACAATAAGTGTAGTTTGTTTACTTGCAGTACCAACATTAATGGCTTTTCAAAATTGGGACGATCATGATAGATCTAACAGATATACAACCCATTTAAATGCGCAAGCCTATTTAGAAAGTACAGATCCTAATGCAATTATGTTTACCATTGGCGATAATGACACATTTCCTCTTTGGTACATGCAAGAGGTAGAAGGTGTTAGAACCGATGTTAAATTAATCAATACAAGTCTTTTTCAAACAGATTGGTACATAGACCAAATGAAAAGGAAAACGTATAAAGCAGAAGCAATTCCATCGCAATTAACACACGATGAATATAAATATGGAACGTTAGACGTTGCTTATTACTTCCCTGAAATATTTCCTCAATTAAAAGATTCTGTTTTAGAATTAGACAGTTTTATGAAATGGATTAGAAGTGATAGCAAACGTACTTTTTACGATTTAGATGAAGATGGAAATCCAGAAAAAATATTACCAACCAATAAAATTAGAATTCCTGTAAATAAAGAAAATGCTTTAAAATATGGCATTGTTGCTCAAAAAGATGCAGATTTAATTGTACCTTATATTGATATTACTATTGATAGAGCCATTGGTAAAAACACCATTTTAATGCTCGACATTTTAAATAATTTCGATTGGAAACAACCAATTTATTTTACTGGTGGTTCCAATACAGACAGCGAATATATTTGGTTAAAAGATTATTTACAGTTAGATGGTGTTGCCTTTAAATTTGTACCTATTAAAACACCAACTAAGATTTACAACGAAAATGGACAATTACAACGTGAATTAAGTTTGTTTGATATTGGTAGAATTGATACCGAAAAAATGTACAGCAATATTCAAAAATGGAATTGGAGAAACATTAACGATGGCAAGATTTATTTAGATGAACAAACCAAAAGAAGTGCTATTTCTTTAAGAAATAGTTTAATGCGTTTATCGTCTGCTTTTGCAATGGAAGGTGATACTATTAAAGCACTTGAAGTTTTAGATTTGTCTATAGAAAAAATGCCTATCGAAGATTTCGACCATTATAGTTTATCTATGGAATACCCAGAAATGTATTACATGTTGGGCGATCAGAAAAAAGGAAGAGACACTGCTGAAGATTTAATTCGTTTATTTAAAGAGAAACTAGTTTGGTTTAGCACTTTCGATGAAGAAGATTTTGATATGATTTATGAAGAGTTCGATTTAACTTTTAGATACTTATACAGAGGAATTGTAGAACAAGTTAGGCAATATGATAATGATCGAGAATTTGTCAAGGAAATTCAAGAAGAATACAACAAAACTCTTGGACTTTTTAATCATATTTTTCCTGAGGAAAATGAACAACAAGACATAAAAGAGTAA